The genomic DNA ATAACGACGTATCCGGCGGAGCTTCTCGATGCTTTCGCGATAGCGACAGTGTGGCTCAGGGTAGAAGCTACCTCTCCGGCTTCCACTCCCGCTCGTCGATGGCCGCCAGCACGTTCACGCAGGCGTCCGCCGCCGACGCGAGCAGGCGCTCGCCCTCCGCGGCCGTCGCGGGTGAGGGGTCCGCGAGGTTGCCGCTCTCGGAGAACTCGTCGAAGTCGTAGGCGAGGTTGGTGCCGTCGACGAAGACGCCGAACCCGTGGCCCGCGCCAGCGGCGGCCTCCTCGTAGCGCTCTTCGCGAACGAGGTCCGGCGCGAGGTGCAACATCAGGCTCGTCTCCGTGGGGCCGCCGTGGCCGAGTTCGAACTCCGGGGTGACCACGTCGAACCACGTGAACGGGACCGCGTAGCAGTCGCCGTCGCGGGTGAGTCGGCCGCAGACCTCCCGTAGCGCGCCCGTGTTCCCGCCGTGTCCGTTCACGACGACCACGCGGTCGAAGCCGTGGTGGGCCAGCGACCGGCAGACGTCGGCGACGTAGTCGCGGAAGGTGTCCTCGGTGACCCAGAGGGTCCCGTCGAACGCGCGGTGTTCCTCGGCGACGCCGACCGGGACGGCGGGGGCGACGACCGGGTCTGCGTCGTGTTCGTCGGCGTAGCACTCGGCGGCTTCCGCGGCGATGGCCTCGGCGGCGAGGTGGTCGACCCCGAGCGGGGCGTGGGGGCCGTGCTGTTCGGTGGAGCCGACGGGGAGGATGGCGAGGTCGGTCTCCGCGTCCCGGGCGTCGGTCCAGGTGTGGTTCGAGAGGTTCATACCCGGGCGTGCGGCCCCAGCGGGCTAATAGGCGGGGGTCGAGAAGCGGGTGGACGACTGCAGTCTTGCAAACCGCGCCGACGGCGCGGTTTCACTTCCGTCGGAGCTCGCTCCGACGACGTTCGGGCTGTTGCCCCCACCGCTGGCTCGCTCCGCTCGCCAGCGGCTTTTCTCTGAACGTTTGTTGCCGTCATCAGAACGCTCCACGTTCTGATTGCCCGTGGAATCGCAGCGCGATTCCACGACGACGAGTGGTTCCGCAGCGCTCGTCGTAGGCGAGCGCGAGAGAACCCGAGTCGGAACAACGCTCGAGTTAGTCGTCGCTCTCGACGCGCCGTGCGTCGCGCTGCTGGGCGCGCTCGACGAACTCGTCGGGGAGTTCGTCGATCTCGCCGGCCTGGACGCCCCACAGATGCGCGTACAGCCCGTCGTCGTCGATGAGGTCCTCGTGGGTGCCGCGCTCGACGATGCGGCCGTCCTCGAGGACGACGATGTTGTCGGCGTCCTTGATAGTGGAGAGCCGGTGGGCGATGGCGAACGTCGTCCGGTCGGCGGTGAGCCGGTCGAGCGAGCGCTGGATGAGCATCTCCGTCTCCGTGTCCACGTCGCTGGTCGCCTCGTCCAGCACGAGGATCTCGGGGTCCTTGAGGATGGCCCGGGCGATGGAGATGCGCTGGCGCTGGCCGCCCGAGAGCTTCACGCCGCGCTCGCCGACCTCCGTGTCGTAGCCGTCCGGCAGGTTGGTGATGAACTCGTGGGCCTCGGCGGCCTTCGCGGCCTCGATCACGTCCTCGCGGTCGGCGTCGAACGTGCCGTAGGTGATGTTCTCGGCGACGGTGCCGTAGAACAGGAACGTGTCCTGGCTGACGTAGCCGACCTTCCGCCGGAGGGAGGGGATGGTCACGTCGCGGAGGTCCTGCCCGTCGATGGAGATGGCGCCCTCGTCGACGTCGTACATCCGGAGCAGCAGTTTGAGGACCGTCGACTTGCCCGCCCCGGTGGGCCCGACCAGGGCGAGCGTCTCCCCGCCCTCGACCTCGAAGGAGATGTCCTCGACGATGGTCTCGGACTCGTCGTAGCCGAACGTGACGTCCTCGTAGACGACGTCGCCGTCCTCGACGACGAGTTCGTCGGCGTCGGGGTCCTCGGCGATCTGCGAGGGCTCGTCCATCAGGCCGAAGATGCGCTCGGAACTGGCGTGGGCCCGCTGGTACATGTTGATGATCTGGCCGAACTGCGCGATGGGCCAGATGAACCGCTGGGTGAACAGGATGAAACCGACGAACTGCCCGGCCGAGAGGTCACCGCTGAAGAACAGCGGTGGCCCGTTCAGGACCCAGACGCCACCGAGCAGGAAGGTGACGACGAAACCGACCCCCGCGAGCACCCGGAGGCCGGGGAAGAACTTGATCCGGGTGCCGATGGCGTCCCAGTTGGCGTCGAAGTAGTCGCCGGAGACGTCCTCGACGCGGTCGGACTCGTAGTCCTCGGTATTGGAGGTCTTGATGACGGAGATGCCGCCGAGGTTGTTCTCCAGCCGGGAGTTGACCTGCCCGACCGAGGAGCGGACCTCGGCGTACTTGGGCTGGATGGTCTTGACGAACTTGTAGGTGAACAGGACGATGAGCGGCACGACGCCAAGCGTGACGACCGCCAGTTGCCAGTTCCAGTACAGCAGGATGGCGGCGATGCCGAGCACCATCACCGACAGGCGGAACGCGGCGTTCATCCCCTCGTTGAGGAACCGCTCCAGCCGGTTCACGTCGTTCGAGAGGACGGACATCATCTCGCCGGTCTGCTTGTCGGCGAAGAAGTCCATGTTCAGCCGCTGCATCTTGTCGTACGTGTCCGTCCGGACGTCGTGCTGGATGTGCTGGGCGAAGGAGTTCCAGCCCCAGTTCCGGGTCCAGTGGAACGCCGCCCCGCCGAAGAAGGCCACCGCGATGAGCCCGACGGTGAGGTAGAGCTGTCCCGTCTCCGTCGCCGGAATCCACGCGTCCGGGACGAACAGGAGGCTGTACTTCCGCTCGGCGGTCGTCGAGAAGATGGCGTCGATAGCCAGCGCCAGCAGCACCGGGGGCGCCAGGTCGAGCAGCCGCGCGGCGATGCTGGAGATGACCCCGACCACGAACGCCACCTTGTTCTCGGCGCCGTACTCGGCGAACAGCCGCCGCATCGGGTTCTCGGCCTGCTCCCGTTGTTCCTCGAACGGGTCGTCGTCGTCGGCCGTCGCTACGTCCATCGACCACGTATTCGGGACTGAATCGGAAAAGGATTCGCTAAAACCGCTTTCAGTAACCCTCCTGATAGGGCGTCACGCTACCACGGTCCACGGGGGCTCAGCCGTCGCCGTACCCCTCGATGCGGACCTCGTCGCCGACCGTCACGTTGTGCCGGGTCGTCCAGTCGTAGTTCACCTCGAGGACGTACTGGCCGTAGCCGGGGTACTCGTAGTCGTTCCCGTCGGCCCCCTCGGGCGGCTCCTCGGCGTGGTGGATGCGCGTGATGGTGCCGTTGGCGGCGACGTAGACGATGTCGATACCGAAGCTCATCTTCCGCATTACGTACGTGTGGTCGTCGTTCCCGTCGTAGGGGAACAGCATCCCGCGGTCCTTGGGCAGGAACTCGGTCTCGGAGAGGCCGGTGTACTTCTGGCGGTAGCTCTCGGCGACGGCCGCCCGGACCCGTCCGAGTTCGTCGCCCGTCTCCGCGTCCACGGCGACGACCGTCGCGTGCTGGTAGTCGGAGTTGACCGGCGTCGAGGTGTCCTGTGCGCCGCCGGACCCGCTCCCGGCCGTCCCGTTCCCCGACGCGGGCGCGGCGGTCGAGTTCGGCGGGTGGTAGCCGTCCGTCGTCAGCAGCGGCGCCAGCAGCCCCTGTGTGCCGACGGTCAGCACCGCTGCCACCAGGCCGACGAGCACGACCGCCATCGCCACGCGACGGGTGTCCATCGCCGACAGCTACGGGCGAGAGCGGACTAAGCGTTGTGGGAGAGCACGGTCGAGCGCGAACGGGTCAGAACCACTATTATGGAATAATGGGTGCTTTTTAATTCCAAAAGCCGTCATAAATTCCGAAATTTTCGAATAAATCTGGAAGTGGTAGGTTAGTCGGCTCCCTATGGAAGGCAAGCGTTATTCCGGTCGCCCGTTGACTCGCGGATGCGGGGCCGTGGTCTAGTGGTTATGACGCTTCCCTTACAAGGAAGAGGTCGGTGGTTCAAATCCGCCCGGCCCCACTGAGAACCGCCGAGCACCGCGAGGCGTGTTCGATGCGTCCGGCGGTTTGAATCCCGTCACGAGCGACCAGCGGGAGCGAAGTGACGACGGTTCAAAATCCGCCCGGCCCCACTGAGAGTCCGCGAGCGAATGCGGCCTGTCCGAGTCGTCCGGCGGTCACCCGATGTCGCTCGCTGGCGTCTTCTCTGGTTCTGAAGCCTCTCGGGCCACGTTTATCCGTGGGTCCCCTCCGTTCGCGTGAACAGATGGACCAGCGCGGCGTCTCGTCGGTCATCGGGGCGGTGCTGGCGGTAGCGATAGTGGTCATGCTGGGGTCCGTCATCGGGACGTTCGCGCTCTCGTTCGGGGACTCGGTCCAGCCACAGGCGCCACAGGTGCAGGTCTCGCACGCCGTCACCGACGACGCCGACCCGCTCATCGCAATCACCCACGAGTCGGGCGAGTCCCTCGCCATCGACCAGCTGTACGTGACGGCCTCGACGCCGGTCGACATCGGGAGCGCGACCACCGCGAATGACGACCACGCGAGCGAACGGGAGGCGTTCGCGGAGTCCAGCGGCGGCAATCCGCCGCAGGTCGACATCGGTGAGACGTGGGACGCCGGCGAGACGGTCTA from Haloglomus litoreum includes the following:
- a CDS encoding creatininase family protein, coding for MNLSNHTWTDARDAETDLAILPVGSTEQHGPHAPLGVDHLAAEAIAAEAAECYADEHDADPVVAPAVPVGVAEEHRAFDGTLWVTEDTFRDYVADVCRSLAHHGFDRVVVVNGHGGNTGALREVCGRLTRDGDCYAVPFTWFDVVTPEFELGHGGPTETSLMLHLAPDLVREERYEEAAAGAGHGFGVFVDGTNLAYDFDEFSESGNLADPSPATAAEGERLLASAADACVNVLAAIDEREWKPER
- a CDS encoding ABC transporter ATP-binding protein, whose product is MDVATADDDDPFEEQREQAENPMRRLFAEYGAENKVAFVVGVISSIAARLLDLAPPVLLALAIDAIFSTTAERKYSLLFVPDAWIPATETGQLYLTVGLIAVAFFGGAAFHWTRNWGWNSFAQHIQHDVRTDTYDKMQRLNMDFFADKQTGEMMSVLSNDVNRLERFLNEGMNAAFRLSVMVLGIAAILLYWNWQLAVVTLGVVPLIVLFTYKFVKTIQPKYAEVRSSVGQVNSRLENNLGGISVIKTSNTEDYESDRVEDVSGDYFDANWDAIGTRIKFFPGLRVLAGVGFVVTFLLGGVWVLNGPPLFFSGDLSAGQFVGFILFTQRFIWPIAQFGQIINMYQRAHASSERIFGLMDEPSQIAEDPDADELVVEDGDVVYEDVTFGYDESETIVEDISFEVEGGETLALVGPTGAGKSTVLKLLLRMYDVDEGAISIDGQDLRDVTIPSLRRKVGYVSQDTFLFYGTVAENITYGTFDADREDVIEAAKAAEAHEFITNLPDGYDTEVGERGVKLSGGQRQRISIARAILKDPEILVLDEATSDVDTETEMLIQRSLDRLTADRTTFAIAHRLSTIKDADNIVVLEDGRIVERGTHEDLIDDDGLYAHLWGVQAGEIDELPDEFVERAQQRDARRVESDD
- a CDS encoding DUF192 domain-containing protein encodes the protein MDTRRVAMAVVLVGLVAAVLTVGTQGLLAPLLTTDGYHPPNSTAAPASGNGTAGSGSGGAQDTSTPVNSDYQHATVVAVDAETGDELGRVRAAVAESYRQKYTGLSETEFLPKDRGMLFPYDGNDDHTYVMRKMSFGIDIVYVAANGTITRIHHAEEPPEGADGNDYEYPGYGQYVLEVNYDWTTRHNVTVGDEVRIEGYGDG
- a CDS encoding type IV pilin N-terminal domain-containing protein, with the protein product MDQRGVSSVIGAVLAVAIVVMLGSVIGTFALSFGDSVQPQAPQVQVSHAVTDDADPLIAITHESGESLAIDQLYVTASTPVDIGSATTANDDHASEREAFAESSGGNPPQVDIGETWDAGETVYLDPEGDIEGLTVRVLWNTQPVEGVNPGSVEGADSYTLVEFTV